One window of the Maylandia zebra isolate NMK-2024a linkage group LG19, Mzebra_GT3a, whole genome shotgun sequence genome contains the following:
- the iah1 gene encoding isoamyl acetate-hydrolyzing esterase 1 homolog produces MSKFTSIIWPKVILFGDSITQVSFQPNGWGAEIADKLARKCDVINRGLSGYNSRWGKIVLPRLINPENSADSKIEAVTIFFGANDSALEGKSQQHVPVHEYSENLKEMTRFLASAGVTADRVIFITPPPLHEPSWEKECILKGCPLNRHNSVAGQYAQACVEAAGQCGVDVLDLWTLMQKDGPDYTVYLSDGLHLSEKGNQFVAQHLWRLLESRVADLPFILPYWGDVDAKSPESSLLCDQ; encoded by the exons ATGTCCAAGTTCACGTCAATCATTTGGCCTAAAGTTATTTTATTTGGGGACTCCATCACACAG GTTTCATTTCAACCCAATGGGTGGGGAGCAGAAATTGCCGATAAACTTGCAAG AAAATGTGATGTTATAAACAGAGGACTGTCCGGCTATAACTCCAGATGGGGCAAGATTGTTCTTCCTCGCCTCATAAACCCTGAAAATTCAGCAGACAGCAAGATAGAAGCAGTTACCATTTTCTTCGGAGCCAATGACAGTGCATTGGAAG GTAAGAGCCAGCAGCATGTGCCTGTGCACGAGTATTCTGAGAACCTGAAGGAGATGACCAGGTTTCTGGCCTCTGCTGGTGTAACTGCTGACAGAGTTATATTCATCACACCTCCCCCCTTGCATGAGCCATCTTGGGAGAAGGAGTGCATTCTTAAAG GATGTCCTCTCAATCGCCACAACTCTGTAGCGGGGCAGTATGCACAGGCGTGTGTCGAAGCTGCTGGTCAGTGTGGTGTAGACGTCCTGGATCTCTGGACACTCATGCAAAAAGATGGACCG GACTACACGGTCTACCTGTCTGATGGGCTGCATCTCTCAGAGAAAGGAAACCAGTTTGTGGCCCAGCATCTGTGGAGGCTGCTGGAGAGCCGTGTGGCTGACCTGCCCTTCATCCTGCCCTACTGGGGAGACGTGGACGCCAAGAGCCCTGAGAGCAGCCTGCTCTGTGATCAGTGA
- the rpap1 gene encoding RNA polymerase II-associated protein 1 isoform X2 gives MLRRPKPTDSEADLLREQEHFLTSGAPSAASVVRRPDKRRGEAGEGEGRSGENEGSQRDVVTIEDLPDQLPSLTPAPPKKSRFKASRVTFEDEDAEERLDRHDTHISAVLSRIVERDTSSTPISLPAFTGMAFPKVLHRSETSNQAPLSSAGGKKSIFARQIAAQKLKECKTTLHSLSEAAPTPETTMDTDQCDAADPAAVPGPRLVSGQGLQGPDSSGETMRIHMENQAKLQAMSQSEILEEQKKLLFQLDPRLVDFVRSRKAQSVPSFPSPSKHPKDKSGTEDPPVQDVSRESGSCSAAVLCQKPQEVKMEGEEEELSAPPPAVTEEDLPVKPQKEWVHMDKLEPEKLEWLRDLPEPRRKGTKKAMQARFDFAGTLIPPTEDLPTHLGLHHHGEEPERAGYSLQELFLLSRSQVIQQRTLSLSTLANILSKACAGEYVSVLKGSVTSTLLDAGLLFLLRFALDDSVEGVMSAAVHALKALLVCAEDEECLDCTFSWFRGLSSFPLLPSAQEEEDEEDEGLDESMKETAKEKEERKSDHEVARQDAVKGLLKMKLLPRLRYILEVVRPSPRVVQDVLEILTRIARHSSSSATQVLDCPRLMETVMSEFLPTSWSPSSQSIYGLPLSSAMKLLRVLATSGRHACARLLNSLGASERLSHLLSAEPNELLLEPTESLRITTEAYRLWAVAAGYGQACKLYIDLYPALVTALQSVHRLPPASDPLQPLQLQRFLALLSLLTQVTHTAGCHQELQAGMVSSGGEECPPPPPVSWGHVTGLQTSLMGHLKGFIKNLDDPLQKDGSLTLIPVYLVYLEAYYHQLSRQNCFKPVETLQELELLTSDALLPLMSHSVVQGLIKNLKSSSVVCNAQAIPLGPEITNNLPGLACMGWRNRPGLVAPSSPFPLLTGLGLLLETITGIHKGLSSKFTGLLLSEPVTGYLRSCSQATPSLSHTKAWLLRHEHHLLYLLLRLAHRLVPLDSEIAKHASLYHQVALVVLPWLLPGSEYLVHELLSTIVFSKDFISEGHSGGPEAVELGELKLHEETQKDTSPSLQTVGALLREACVQLPSIRGCFLTHLAHLESSVIVSRDALLGHNPWIKSHLLPELTGPILPSDWPFLPLLSLYEQSGVSDGGGLAVEELPQGALQAVTHCLQWLLLLEVWREEALKVVLPVAKFARLSCVFLCSSDLFLERPVQRLTWGLFRLLTRSTKLDSLDLNVPPPGLASFQDLYSALVSQYEAVSFGDRLFGCWVLLPLQRRYSTTMRLAVFGEHVGMLRSLGVTLEQLSIPIERFTSPPEDSLPLLRLYFRSLVTGTLKRSWCPVLYVAALSHVNSFIFSQDAAAQEVETARHSMLRKIYYLTDEVLRSHLLLFRLPQHHLQLSFDMYEQLPPIRAKRLERVLGLQESSVDKGD, from the exons ATGTTGCGGCGTCCCAAGCCAACTGACTCAGAGGCAGACCTCCTGAGAGAGCAGGAGCACTTTCTCACTTCAGGCGCTCCCTCCGCCGCCAGTGTTGTCCGCCGCCCTgacaagaggagaggagaagctGGAGAGGGAGAAGGGCGGAGTGGGGAGAATGAAGGGAGCCAGAGGGATGTGGTCACCATTGAAG ATCTTCCAGATCAGCTCCCTTCTCTGACCCCAGCCCCTCCTAAGAAGTCTCGCTTTAAAGCGAGTCGTGTCACCTTTGAGGATGAGGATGCCGAGGAAAGGCTGGACAGACACGACACTCACATCAGTGCCGTTCTCTCCAGAATTGTT GAGAGAGATACCAGCTCCACTCCAATATCTCTACCAGCATTTACAGGCATGGCTTTCCCCAAAGTGCTGCACCGCTCAGAAACCAGCAATCAG GCACCTCTGTCATCAGCTGGAGGAAAGAAGAGCATCTTTGCTCGTCAGATTGCTGCCCAGAAACTAAAAGAGTGCAAGACAACATTACATAGTTTATCTGAAGCTGCTCCAACCCCAGAAACTACTATGGATACAGATCAGTGTGATGCTGCAG ATCCAGCAGCAGTCCCCGGTCCCAGGTTGGTGTCCGGGCAGGGGCTTCAGGGTCCCGATAGCTCAGGAGAGACCATGAGGATCCACATGGAAAACCAGGCCAAGCTCCAAGCCATGTCCCAGTCTGAGATACTCGAGGAGCAGAAGAAGCTCTTGTTTCAGCTCG ATCCTAGACTGGTGGACTTTGTTAGATCTCGCAAAGCACAGAGCGTCCCATCCTTTCCCTCCCCATCCAAACACCCCAAGGACAAAAGTGGCACAGAAGATCCTCCAGTTCAGGATGTGAGCAGAGAGTCAGGCTCCTGCAGTGCTGCAGTGTTGTGTCAGAAACCCCAAGAGGTGAAGAtggaaggagaggaggaggagctgtcaGCGCCACCACCTGCTGTGACGG AGGAGGATCTGCCAGTGAAGCCTCAGAAGGAATGGGTCCACATGGATAAGCTGGAGCCGGAGAAGTTGGAGTGGTTGAGAGACTTGCCTGAACCCAGAAGGAAAGGAACCAAGAAA GCCATGCAGGCTCGTTTTGACTTCGCGGGGACTTTAATTCCGCCCACTGAGGATCTGCCAACGCACCTGGGCCTCCACCACCATGGAGAGGAgcctgag CGGGCAGGTTATTCCCTGCAGGAACTCTTCCTGCTGTCTCGGAGTCAGGTCATCCAGCAGAGGACGCTGTCGCTCAGCACTCTGGCGAACATCCTCTCAAAG gcgTGTGCTGGGGAATACGTGTCAGTTCTGAAAGGCAGCGTGACGTCTACTCTGCTCGACGCCGGCCTGCTCTTTCTGCTCCGCTTTGCATTGGACGATAGCGTGGAGGGAGTGATGTCTGCAGCTGTGCACGCTCTTAAAGCACTGCTTGTGTGTGCAGAAGATGAA GAGTGTCTGGACTGCACTTTTTCCTGGTTTCGCGGTCTGTCTTCCTTCCCCCTGCTGCCATCTGCTcaggaggaagaagatgaggaggatGAAGGGCTGGATGAAAGTATGAAGGAGACGGCgaaggagaaagaagagaggaaGAGCGATCATGAAGTGGCCAGACAGGATGCTGTCAAG GGTTTGTTAAAAATGAAACTGCTCCCCAGGCTGCGTTACATTCTCGAGGTGGTCCGGCCGTCACCTCGGGTGGTTCAGGATGTCCTGGAGATCCTGACTCGCATTGCTAGGCATTCCTCCTCATCTGCTACGCAG GTGTTGGATTGTCCTCGTCTGATGGAGACAGTAATGTCAGAGTTTCTTCCCACTTCCTGGTCACCATCATCTCAGTCCATTTATGGACTTCCACTTTCCAGCGCAATGAAGCTTCTAAGAGTTTTGGCTACCTCTGGCAGACATGCCTGTGCAAGACTG TTAAACTCTCTGGGAGCGAGTGAGCGATTGTCTCATCTCCTGAGTGCAGAGCCCAACGAGCTGCTGCTGGAGCCGACCGAGTCCCTCAGGATCACCACAGAGGCCTACAGGCTGTGGGCCGTAGCAGCCGGCTATGGACAGGCGTGCAAATTATACAT AGACCTGTATCCAGCCTTAGTGACAGCACTGCAGTCTGTTCACAGACTTCCACCTGCCTCAGATCCTCTGCAACCTCTGCAGCTCCAGCGGTTTTTGGCTCTGCTTTCTCTGCTCACGCAAGTTACACACACAGCTGGCTGCCATCAGGAGCTccaggctgggatggtcag CTCCGGTGGAGAAGAGtgccctccccctcctcctgtaTCTTGGGGTCATGTCACAGGGTTGCAGACATCCTTAATGGGGCATTTGAAGGGTTTTATTAAGAACCTCGATGATCCACTTCAGAAAGACGGCAGCCTCACTCTGATACCAGTTTACCTTGTTTACCTAGAAGCGTACTACCATCAGCTCTCCAGACAG AACTGTTTCAAGCCCGTGGAGACTCTTCAAGAGCTCGAGCTGCTGACATCTGATGCTCTTCTCCCTCTGATGTCTCACAGTGTTGTGCAAGGCCTGATAAAGAATCTCAA GTCTTCCTCTGTAGTGTGTAATGCTCAGGCTATACCTCTGGGCCCAGAAATCACTAATAACCTCCCTGGATTGGCGTGCATGGGATGGAGGAATCGTCCGGGGCTGGTTGCTCCCAGCTCCCCTTTCCCTCTTCTGACTGGACTGGGGCTCCTATTGGAGACGATCACAGGGATCCATAAAGGCCTCAGCAGCAAG TTCACCGGACTGCTTCTGTCGGAGCCTGTGACTGGTTACCTGCGCAGCTGCAGTCAGGCTACACCCAGCCTGTCTCACACCAAGGCTTGGCTTCTACGTCACGAACACCACCTCCTCTACCTGCTGCTGCGACTGGCTCACAGACTG GTTCCCCTCGACTCAGAAATAGCAAAACATGCCTCACTTTACCACCAGGTGGCGCTAGTTGTACTGCCTTGGTTATTGCCAGGCAGTGAATACCTGGTACATGAACTGCTCTCCACCATTGTCTTCAGCAAGGACTTTATATC AGAAGGACACAGCGGAGGACCTGAGGCTGTGGAGCTGGGGGAGCTGAAGCTTCATGAGGAAACACAAAAGGacacctctccctctctccagaCTGTCGGGGCTCTCCTGAGAGAAGCCTGTGTCCAGCTGCCATCCATACGAGGTTGCTTCCTCACTCACCTGGCCCACCTGGAGTCGTCTGTAATAGTGTCCAGAGATGCTCTCCTGGGCCACAACCCCTGGATCAAAAGTCATCTCTTGCCAGAGCTCACCGGTCCCATCCTGCCATCTGATTGGCCTTTCCTTCCACTTCTCAGCCTGTATGAGCAATCGGGGGTGTCTGATGGTGGAGGgctggcagtggaggagctTCCTCAGGGGGCTCTGCAGGCTGTGACTCACTGTCTGCAGTGGTTGCTGCTGCTGGAGGTCTGGAGGGAGGAAGCGCTAAAG GTGGTCCTCCCTGTCGCCAAGTTCGCCCGCCTGTCCTGTGTGTTCCTCTGTTCCAGTGACTTGTTCCTGGAGAGACCCGTTCAGAGGCTGACCTGGGGTCTGTTCAGACTGCTCACCAG GAGCACCAAGCTGGACTCTTTGGACCTGAACGTCCCTCCTCCAGGTCTGGCCTCATTCCAGGACTTGTATTCAGCCCTTGTGTCCCAGTATGAAGCTGTGTCTTTTGGAGACCGGCTGTTTGGTTGCTGGGTCCTCTTGCCCCTGCAGAGGAGGTACAGCACCACCATGAGGCTGGCGGTGTTTGGCGAGCACGTGGGGATGCTGAGGTCTCTGGGGGTCACTCTAGAACAG CTGTCCATTCCTATCGAGAGGTTCACCTCCCCACCTGAAGattccctccctctcctccgtCTCTACTTCCGCTCTTTGGTAACTGGGACTTTGAAGCGCTCCTGGTGTCCTGTCTTATATGTGGCTGCTTTGTCTCACGTGAACTCCTTCATCTTCTCTCAGGATGCTGCTGCACAG GAGGTTGAAACCGCTCGACACAGTATGTTGAGGAAGATCTACTACCTGACTGACGAG GTGTTGAGGAGTCACTTGCTGCTCTTCCGTCTGCCCCAGCATCACTTACAGCTCAGCTTCGACATGTACGAACAGTTGCCTCCCATTAGGGCCAAACGTTTGGAGAGAGTCCTGGGACTGCAGGAGAGCAGTGTTGACaaaggagactga
- the rpap1 gene encoding RNA polymerase II-associated protein 1 isoform X1 has protein sequence MLRRPKPTDSEADLLREQEHFLTSGAPSAASVVRRPDKRRGEAGEGEGRSGENEGSQRDVVTIEDLPDQLPSLTPAPPKKSRFKASRVTFEDEDAEERLDRHDTHISAVLSRIVERDTSSTPISLPAFTGMAFPKVLHRSETSNQAPLSSAGGKKSIFARQIAAQKLKECKTTLHSLSEAAPTPETTMDTDQCDAAVDPAAVPGPRLVSGQGLQGPDSSGETMRIHMENQAKLQAMSQSEILEEQKKLLFQLDPRLVDFVRSRKAQSVPSFPSPSKHPKDKSGTEDPPVQDVSRESGSCSAAVLCQKPQEVKMEGEEEELSAPPPAVTEEDLPVKPQKEWVHMDKLEPEKLEWLRDLPEPRRKGTKKAMQARFDFAGTLIPPTEDLPTHLGLHHHGEEPERAGYSLQELFLLSRSQVIQQRTLSLSTLANILSKACAGEYVSVLKGSVTSTLLDAGLLFLLRFALDDSVEGVMSAAVHALKALLVCAEDEECLDCTFSWFRGLSSFPLLPSAQEEEDEEDEGLDESMKETAKEKEERKSDHEVARQDAVKGLLKMKLLPRLRYILEVVRPSPRVVQDVLEILTRIARHSSSSATQVLDCPRLMETVMSEFLPTSWSPSSQSIYGLPLSSAMKLLRVLATSGRHACARLLNSLGASERLSHLLSAEPNELLLEPTESLRITTEAYRLWAVAAGYGQACKLYIDLYPALVTALQSVHRLPPASDPLQPLQLQRFLALLSLLTQVTHTAGCHQELQAGMVSSGGEECPPPPPVSWGHVTGLQTSLMGHLKGFIKNLDDPLQKDGSLTLIPVYLVYLEAYYHQLSRQNCFKPVETLQELELLTSDALLPLMSHSVVQGLIKNLKSSSVVCNAQAIPLGPEITNNLPGLACMGWRNRPGLVAPSSPFPLLTGLGLLLETITGIHKGLSSKFTGLLLSEPVTGYLRSCSQATPSLSHTKAWLLRHEHHLLYLLLRLAHRLVPLDSEIAKHASLYHQVALVVLPWLLPGSEYLVHELLSTIVFSKDFISEGHSGGPEAVELGELKLHEETQKDTSPSLQTVGALLREACVQLPSIRGCFLTHLAHLESSVIVSRDALLGHNPWIKSHLLPELTGPILPSDWPFLPLLSLYEQSGVSDGGGLAVEELPQGALQAVTHCLQWLLLLEVWREEALKVVLPVAKFARLSCVFLCSSDLFLERPVQRLTWGLFRLLTRSTKLDSLDLNVPPPGLASFQDLYSALVSQYEAVSFGDRLFGCWVLLPLQRRYSTTMRLAVFGEHVGMLRSLGVTLEQLSIPIERFTSPPEDSLPLLRLYFRSLVTGTLKRSWCPVLYVAALSHVNSFIFSQDAAAQEVETARHSMLRKIYYLTDEVLRSHLLLFRLPQHHLQLSFDMYEQLPPIRAKRLERVLGLQESSVDKGD, from the exons ATGTTGCGGCGTCCCAAGCCAACTGACTCAGAGGCAGACCTCCTGAGAGAGCAGGAGCACTTTCTCACTTCAGGCGCTCCCTCCGCCGCCAGTGTTGTCCGCCGCCCTgacaagaggagaggagaagctGGAGAGGGAGAAGGGCGGAGTGGGGAGAATGAAGGGAGCCAGAGGGATGTGGTCACCATTGAAG ATCTTCCAGATCAGCTCCCTTCTCTGACCCCAGCCCCTCCTAAGAAGTCTCGCTTTAAAGCGAGTCGTGTCACCTTTGAGGATGAGGATGCCGAGGAAAGGCTGGACAGACACGACACTCACATCAGTGCCGTTCTCTCCAGAATTGTT GAGAGAGATACCAGCTCCACTCCAATATCTCTACCAGCATTTACAGGCATGGCTTTCCCCAAAGTGCTGCACCGCTCAGAAACCAGCAATCAG GCACCTCTGTCATCAGCTGGAGGAAAGAAGAGCATCTTTGCTCGTCAGATTGCTGCCCAGAAACTAAAAGAGTGCAAGACAACATTACATAGTTTATCTGAAGCTGCTCCAACCCCAGAAACTACTATGGATACAGATCAGTGTGATGCTGCAG TAGATCCAGCAGCAGTCCCCGGTCCCAGGTTGGTGTCCGGGCAGGGGCTTCAGGGTCCCGATAGCTCAGGAGAGACCATGAGGATCCACATGGAAAACCAGGCCAAGCTCCAAGCCATGTCCCAGTCTGAGATACTCGAGGAGCAGAAGAAGCTCTTGTTTCAGCTCG ATCCTAGACTGGTGGACTTTGTTAGATCTCGCAAAGCACAGAGCGTCCCATCCTTTCCCTCCCCATCCAAACACCCCAAGGACAAAAGTGGCACAGAAGATCCTCCAGTTCAGGATGTGAGCAGAGAGTCAGGCTCCTGCAGTGCTGCAGTGTTGTGTCAGAAACCCCAAGAGGTGAAGAtggaaggagaggaggaggagctgtcaGCGCCACCACCTGCTGTGACGG AGGAGGATCTGCCAGTGAAGCCTCAGAAGGAATGGGTCCACATGGATAAGCTGGAGCCGGAGAAGTTGGAGTGGTTGAGAGACTTGCCTGAACCCAGAAGGAAAGGAACCAAGAAA GCCATGCAGGCTCGTTTTGACTTCGCGGGGACTTTAATTCCGCCCACTGAGGATCTGCCAACGCACCTGGGCCTCCACCACCATGGAGAGGAgcctgag CGGGCAGGTTATTCCCTGCAGGAACTCTTCCTGCTGTCTCGGAGTCAGGTCATCCAGCAGAGGACGCTGTCGCTCAGCACTCTGGCGAACATCCTCTCAAAG gcgTGTGCTGGGGAATACGTGTCAGTTCTGAAAGGCAGCGTGACGTCTACTCTGCTCGACGCCGGCCTGCTCTTTCTGCTCCGCTTTGCATTGGACGATAGCGTGGAGGGAGTGATGTCTGCAGCTGTGCACGCTCTTAAAGCACTGCTTGTGTGTGCAGAAGATGAA GAGTGTCTGGACTGCACTTTTTCCTGGTTTCGCGGTCTGTCTTCCTTCCCCCTGCTGCCATCTGCTcaggaggaagaagatgaggaggatGAAGGGCTGGATGAAAGTATGAAGGAGACGGCgaaggagaaagaagagaggaaGAGCGATCATGAAGTGGCCAGACAGGATGCTGTCAAG GGTTTGTTAAAAATGAAACTGCTCCCCAGGCTGCGTTACATTCTCGAGGTGGTCCGGCCGTCACCTCGGGTGGTTCAGGATGTCCTGGAGATCCTGACTCGCATTGCTAGGCATTCCTCCTCATCTGCTACGCAG GTGTTGGATTGTCCTCGTCTGATGGAGACAGTAATGTCAGAGTTTCTTCCCACTTCCTGGTCACCATCATCTCAGTCCATTTATGGACTTCCACTTTCCAGCGCAATGAAGCTTCTAAGAGTTTTGGCTACCTCTGGCAGACATGCCTGTGCAAGACTG TTAAACTCTCTGGGAGCGAGTGAGCGATTGTCTCATCTCCTGAGTGCAGAGCCCAACGAGCTGCTGCTGGAGCCGACCGAGTCCCTCAGGATCACCACAGAGGCCTACAGGCTGTGGGCCGTAGCAGCCGGCTATGGACAGGCGTGCAAATTATACAT AGACCTGTATCCAGCCTTAGTGACAGCACTGCAGTCTGTTCACAGACTTCCACCTGCCTCAGATCCTCTGCAACCTCTGCAGCTCCAGCGGTTTTTGGCTCTGCTTTCTCTGCTCACGCAAGTTACACACACAGCTGGCTGCCATCAGGAGCTccaggctgggatggtcag CTCCGGTGGAGAAGAGtgccctccccctcctcctgtaTCTTGGGGTCATGTCACAGGGTTGCAGACATCCTTAATGGGGCATTTGAAGGGTTTTATTAAGAACCTCGATGATCCACTTCAGAAAGACGGCAGCCTCACTCTGATACCAGTTTACCTTGTTTACCTAGAAGCGTACTACCATCAGCTCTCCAGACAG AACTGTTTCAAGCCCGTGGAGACTCTTCAAGAGCTCGAGCTGCTGACATCTGATGCTCTTCTCCCTCTGATGTCTCACAGTGTTGTGCAAGGCCTGATAAAGAATCTCAA GTCTTCCTCTGTAGTGTGTAATGCTCAGGCTATACCTCTGGGCCCAGAAATCACTAATAACCTCCCTGGATTGGCGTGCATGGGATGGAGGAATCGTCCGGGGCTGGTTGCTCCCAGCTCCCCTTTCCCTCTTCTGACTGGACTGGGGCTCCTATTGGAGACGATCACAGGGATCCATAAAGGCCTCAGCAGCAAG TTCACCGGACTGCTTCTGTCGGAGCCTGTGACTGGTTACCTGCGCAGCTGCAGTCAGGCTACACCCAGCCTGTCTCACACCAAGGCTTGGCTTCTACGTCACGAACACCACCTCCTCTACCTGCTGCTGCGACTGGCTCACAGACTG GTTCCCCTCGACTCAGAAATAGCAAAACATGCCTCACTTTACCACCAGGTGGCGCTAGTTGTACTGCCTTGGTTATTGCCAGGCAGTGAATACCTGGTACATGAACTGCTCTCCACCATTGTCTTCAGCAAGGACTTTATATC AGAAGGACACAGCGGAGGACCTGAGGCTGTGGAGCTGGGGGAGCTGAAGCTTCATGAGGAAACACAAAAGGacacctctccctctctccagaCTGTCGGGGCTCTCCTGAGAGAAGCCTGTGTCCAGCTGCCATCCATACGAGGTTGCTTCCTCACTCACCTGGCCCACCTGGAGTCGTCTGTAATAGTGTCCAGAGATGCTCTCCTGGGCCACAACCCCTGGATCAAAAGTCATCTCTTGCCAGAGCTCACCGGTCCCATCCTGCCATCTGATTGGCCTTTCCTTCCACTTCTCAGCCTGTATGAGCAATCGGGGGTGTCTGATGGTGGAGGgctggcagtggaggagctTCCTCAGGGGGCTCTGCAGGCTGTGACTCACTGTCTGCAGTGGTTGCTGCTGCTGGAGGTCTGGAGGGAGGAAGCGCTAAAG GTGGTCCTCCCTGTCGCCAAGTTCGCCCGCCTGTCCTGTGTGTTCCTCTGTTCCAGTGACTTGTTCCTGGAGAGACCCGTTCAGAGGCTGACCTGGGGTCTGTTCAGACTGCTCACCAG GAGCACCAAGCTGGACTCTTTGGACCTGAACGTCCCTCCTCCAGGTCTGGCCTCATTCCAGGACTTGTATTCAGCCCTTGTGTCCCAGTATGAAGCTGTGTCTTTTGGAGACCGGCTGTTTGGTTGCTGGGTCCTCTTGCCCCTGCAGAGGAGGTACAGCACCACCATGAGGCTGGCGGTGTTTGGCGAGCACGTGGGGATGCTGAGGTCTCTGGGGGTCACTCTAGAACAG CTGTCCATTCCTATCGAGAGGTTCACCTCCCCACCTGAAGattccctccctctcctccgtCTCTACTTCCGCTCTTTGGTAACTGGGACTTTGAAGCGCTCCTGGTGTCCTGTCTTATATGTGGCTGCTTTGTCTCACGTGAACTCCTTCATCTTCTCTCAGGATGCTGCTGCACAG GAGGTTGAAACCGCTCGACACAGTATGTTGAGGAAGATCTACTACCTGACTGACGAG GTGTTGAGGAGTCACTTGCTGCTCTTCCGTCTGCCCCAGCATCACTTACAGCTCAGCTTCGACATGTACGAACAGTTGCCTCCCATTAGGGCCAAACGTTTGGAGAGAGTCCTGGGACTGCAGGAGAGCAGTGTTGACaaaggagactga
- the LOC143413932 gene encoding uncharacterized protein LOC143413932, producing the protein MVRENNCIRLREIRDKVIADNVNFENIDAVSVSTIDRVLRRQQMRMKQVYRVPFERNSARHIGQRYEYVQRIMQLDAMARPHEYLFLDEAGFNLQKRRRRGRNIIGQRAITEVPGQRGGGG; encoded by the exons ATGGTCCGTGAGAACAACTGCATTAGACTCCGAGAGATCAGAGACAAAGTCATTGCAGATAATGTAAACTTTGAGAACATTGATGCTGTCAGCGTGTCCACAATAGACCGAGTTCTCCGGCGCCAACAGATGAGGATGAAACAGGTCTACAGGGTTCCCTTTGAGCGCAACTCTGCGCGACACATAGGACAACGTTACGAGTATGTGCAA AGGATAATGCAGTTGGACGCGATGGCCAGACCCCATGAGTACCTCTTCCTGGATGAGGCTGGCTTCAACCTCCAGAAACGAAGGCGAAGAGGCCGTAACATCATTGGCCAGAGAGCCATCACTGAGGTCCCTGGccaacggggggggggggggtaa